One stretch of Streptomyces sp. MMBL 11-1 DNA includes these proteins:
- a CDS encoding acyl carrier protein — translation MHAIEERVKKVIAAQLDVEEEAVTSSKHLVNDFGADALAMNEVITGLETEFQMVLSDEEVEKITTVQGAIDCVRLVVTGE, via the coding sequence ATGCATGCGATCGAAGAGCGGGTGAAGAAGGTCATCGCGGCACAGCTCGATGTCGAGGAAGAGGCGGTGACTTCCTCCAAGCACCTCGTCAATGACTTCGGAGCAGATGCCCTTGCGATGAACGAAGTCATCACGGGCCTCGAAACGGAGTTCCAGATGGTGCTCTCCGACGAGGAGGTTGAGAAGATCACCACGGTCCAGGGGGCCATCGATTGCGTCAGGCTTGTCGTAACAGGAGAGTAA
- a CDS encoding MFS transporter yields the protein MTTTAPAPERPASPFKELAGAPALLSLLGWSLVGRLHLSATLVALLVVAADNTGSYATAGLVTGALVLGQGITGPLRGRTVDRRPAARILVWTSLLYGAGLAALAAVPEAAGWQALAGAAFVVGLACPPSTQVSRCKVAQLAEGTLRQRAYNLQATVNELVLVTGPGAASLCIALVGARASVAACGALAALGGLGLARAVRRAGVDAPPARTGGAEAGDTSSLARRSLLRNPAAVRAIAAVTVLIAGFSVVDFILISWSHARGAPELGGLLTGVWAISSAAGGLAATFWLTGTAVLWRRLVLVTVGVALLLPALSERLGGGTAWTVAAALALGGAVIPPALAALYDSVAEFAGDAHRAEAFGWIAATTTAASAVANPVAGAVLDRWGAMAAATIALTACCLATALITGQRRTKSLTEHMS from the coding sequence ATGACCACCACAGCCCCCGCACCGGAGCGCCCGGCGAGCCCCTTCAAGGAGCTCGCCGGGGCTCCGGCCCTGCTGTCGCTGCTCGGCTGGAGCCTCGTCGGCCGCCTCCACCTGTCGGCGACCCTCGTCGCACTCCTCGTCGTCGCCGCCGACAACACCGGCTCCTACGCCACCGCCGGCTTGGTCACCGGCGCGCTCGTGCTCGGCCAGGGCATCACCGGGCCGCTGCGCGGCCGTACGGTCGACCGGCGCCCCGCAGCCCGCATCCTCGTCTGGACCTCCCTGCTGTACGGGGCGGGGCTCGCCGCCCTCGCCGCCGTGCCCGAGGCCGCCGGCTGGCAGGCCCTGGCCGGTGCGGCCTTCGTCGTCGGCCTGGCCTGCCCGCCCTCCACCCAGGTCTCGCGCTGCAAGGTGGCCCAGCTCGCCGAAGGCACCCTGCGCCAGCGCGCGTACAACCTCCAGGCCACCGTCAACGAACTGGTCCTGGTCACCGGCCCCGGAGCCGCTTCCCTGTGCATCGCCCTCGTCGGCGCCCGCGCCTCCGTCGCCGCCTGCGGAGCGCTCGCCGCACTCGGCGGGCTCGGTCTCGCACGCGCCGTACGCCGCGCCGGGGTCGACGCTCCGCCCGCCCGTACGGGCGGAGCGGAAGCGGGTGACACGTCCTCGCTCGCCCGCAGGTCGCTGCTGCGCAACCCCGCGGCGGTAAGGGCCATCGCCGCCGTCACCGTCCTCATCGCCGGATTCTCGGTCGTCGACTTCATCCTGATCTCCTGGTCACACGCGCGCGGGGCCCCCGAACTCGGTGGGCTCCTCACCGGCGTGTGGGCCATCAGCTCAGCCGCCGGTGGACTCGCCGCCACGTTCTGGCTCACCGGCACCGCCGTACTGTGGCGCCGGCTCGTGCTCGTCACCGTCGGCGTCGCCCTGCTGCTCCCCGCACTCTCCGAACGGCTCGGCGGCGGCACCGCGTGGACCGTCGCCGCGGCCCTGGCCCTCGGCGGCGCCGTCATCCCGCCCGCGCTCGCCGCCCTCTACGACAGCGTCGCCGAGTTCGCGGGCGACGCGCACCGCGCCGAGGCGTTCGGCTGGATCGCCGCCACGACCACGGCTGCGTCCGCCGTGGCCAATCCGGTCGCCGGAGCCGTCCTCGACCGCTGGGGAGCGATGGCGGCGGCAACCATCGCGCTCACCGCGTGTTGCCTCGCCACCGCACTGATCACCGGACAGCGAAGGACCAAGAGCCTGACAGAACACATGAGTTGA